The Salvelinus namaycush isolate Seneca chromosome 5, SaNama_1.0, whole genome shotgun sequence genome segment acagggacatgacCAAAAGTCCCCAACACAGGTCCTGCCCACCACAGCAACAGGCTCCATCAGCTTGCCCTCGTCTGCTTCTGGGGGAAGTGGAGCCTTGCTTCCCCGTTTGTGCCGGTGGGCTCCTCCTGAAGATGATGGTGGTTGGGAAAGAGAGCCAGGGGTCCGCACTCCCCGGTCTATGCGGACCCCGAGCCGTTTCCCTGAGCTCTGAGGGACATGGGGCAATCCCGGCGCAGATGGCCTGACTGGCCACACCCCCAGCAGACCCTGGGACCAGGGCGTGTGTTCCGTACCGCCTGTAGCGACACAGCACGAATGAGTTCAGTCATTTCAGCCACCCATGCAGGCTTTTCCAGCTCTGGGCTGCTCTGCCCCCCAGCCCGCACAGTGGGTCTGTCTCCCTGCACCACCACCAAAGCCCCAGCTGAAGCTccagcccacaccagctccctctccaaagccatctccaagGCTATCTGCAATGACTCAGGATGAGCTGGCTGGGTCTGTATGCGCAGCTCCGTAGCAGAGAGCGCCTGTATGAACTGGTCCCGTGCTAGCTCGCTCTGCACGGAGGGGGGCATGTGAACATATGCCCGCCAAGAgaggctctcaatgtcattagctagcaCCCGTAGTGGCTCTACAGGCTGCCTGCGTCTATTACTCAGTTCGGAGCGCAGCAGCCCGGGCTGTACAcactgtgcgtgcgtgcgtccgtCCAGGCGGTGGCAGGTTGTAAGGGCTCAATGGTGTGATATTATGGGTCAAGTACTGTAGATAACTGACTAGAGGACAACATAAGACCTGGTAAAGAACTTCAGAGGGATGACTGGCTCTCACATTGTCTACACCTGTGTCTTCTGGAGATCAGGATTTTTTGTGACGTTGTGGTCAggttactccgttcatctttccctcgatcctgactagtcttagTCCCTGCcgcttaaaaacatccccacagcatgctgctgccaccacgcttcccTGTAGAATGGTATTGGTactgcctggtttcctccagacgtgacgcttggcattcaggccagagttcaattttggtttcatcagaccagagaatcttgtttctcatggtctgagagtccttcaggtgcctttaggcaaactccaagcgggctgtcatgtgccttttgagtggtttccttctggccactaccataaaggcctgattggtggagtgttgcagataTGGTGGTCCTTCTAAAAGATCcgtgcatcgacacaatcctgtttcggagctctacggacaattcctttgaccacatgggttggtttttgctctgagatgcactgtcaactgtgggaccttatatagacaggtgtgtgcgcatttccaaatcatgtttgatCAATTTTATTTACCACATGTGGattccaagttgtagaaacatcaatggaaacaggatgcacctgagctcaatatcaAGTATCttgcaaaaggtctgaatacttatatgaATAAGGTCTATTTATCTTtaataaatgtgtaaaaaaaaaatgtatttaaccaattttagaataaggctgtgtcgtaacaaaatgtggaaaaagtgaaggggtctgaaatctttccgaatgcactgtaatggTCTTCAATTGATTATGCAATCTTAAAGCACATGCACTGCACAAATAAACCTTCCTTTGACAAAAGACTAACTTTgtcttttttaaattataaatGACAAACAGTTTGTTCAACAATGCATAACAAAAAAGTAATTGAGGGAAACCATTTTAAATCACAGAAATTTTATTTTCAAAAGAATTCCACATCCTCAGATAAAGAGTTGGAAAATAAAAAGAAACTGGGTGGATGAGAGGCCAGGGGGATTTAGTAATACAGCTTCTGCAGAGGGGCAGTGCTGGCAGGTTATAATACAGAAGGATCAGAAAAGCCACTACAGCACTGGGGAGGAGAACGACAGATCTGCTTTAGTCAAAAATCCAGAGCAATAGCATATCTCGAATCATTACATTTTCTTCCGGTTCATTAGCGTTTTGGCCAGCAGACAGTttgacaaaaaacaaaacaaatggataaacCATGGCACCGAAAAAGCATGAAAAAAGGAAATAAAAAGCACAAATCTATTGGAGGAAAGGGCAGTAGAAGAGCAGCCATCTTGTGAGAAGAGCTGGTACCTCATCGATGGGGAATTCAAGAGACATCTGAAACAGAGGGATTGAATAATGGATGAAAACAGCATGAAGACAGAAATGAGATGACAAGATAATGCATTAGAACTCTGAACAGAGAAATCTATTTTATGTGGCTGTAGGGATTGCTTTGTTTACTCTTCAGAAGCAAAATTGTGTACGGGTAGAAAGTGAAGACTGAAACTCTGATACTTACAACTAGCAGGCCTTGCGCCGTATCTTCGCATGATCTGGTCTTGTGTGAATTTCACAAAAGATTCGTATTGTTCTGTAACAGAGGATCAAAATGGCTGTTGGATTAGTACAAAATTGTGAAGGTGCAGATTCAACTACCAGATATGTATCAACACATACTGGTGTCCTTTCTACATGTGatgcaaaaaaaataatatttggtGCTTCTTTCTTCACTAAACGGTTGATCATTCCAGTCAGAGCAAATTTATATTCTATAAACATTAGCAGTCTTGGCTAGTAGTGTCTAGTCTATAAATCCATATCTGCCAAGAGCAGCccttaattaaacaaaaacaaaatcagCAGTACATTAGATAAAAGGCATTAAATGTGTTCTGGGGGAGCAGCAAATAGGCCTCTCCTATTGCACACAGGGTGCCATAACATTTAAGATTTTTCGTAAGACAGAAGGAACAAACTAAAGCCATTTTCACACTATCGTGCTGACCCGAACCACTGTGCTAGCTGACATTTTTAGCATGGTTCCAGCATCTACAGTTGATGCGTAACCATGCCAGCTCAGCTTGTTTGGCTCAATAATGTGAAAAGCCCTTTTGACTGAGGTTTAAGGATGGTGATATGCAATGTGCTATCTGTACCTGCAAGTTTTGTGTTGAGGATCTGTTCATACTCCTCCCGGATCTTCTCCTCGTGGTCTTTGAGCAAGCGCTCACACAGGTAGCTCACCTGCCTCAGTGTGAACGACGGCTGGTCCTTCCTCGAGGCACCTGGGACACAGTGAGATTTTAAATAGGCTGACATTGCCCAGGTCAGAGTTCACAATGTCCTCTCTAGGAATAGAAGTCTGCGCAACAATTTCTTGCTTGCCGTTTGTCGCCTTCTACTCAGCAGCAgcctagagcagtggttcccaaccggTGTGCTGCGTGCCTTGAACTCAGGTGTTtagccatgggtgggcataggcccacccactggggagccaggaccTGCCAATCAAATTGAGTTTCTACCCACAAGAGGGCTTTATTTGACAGAAATACTCCCCAGTTTCAGctttccgggtggctggtctcaaacaTGAAAATGGCACATGGTTGCATCTGTATCTTGTTTTAAGTCTAGTGCGCTCAGGCTGTTACATTTGTATCACTTGAGGGGCACGCGTCACGAGCAAAGGAATTTGTATCATTTTACGTAGTCTGTGAAAACCATTAGCTCAGGCAAGTCTGATTAGGCCTTTATTTTTATATACATGGCTCTGGGTTAGCTATACCAGAGCCTCTGCTATAGAAACAAACAGAACATGACTGTGTCCGTGGTTGCACCttcacaatgtagaaaacagcTTGACTGTACCCCCAAAAAAACATAGTAAAAAAAACATACCAGAGCTTAATTTCCTTATTTCTTGCGCAGATTCTTGGGACGCTCCTAAGGGGTACAAACAACTTAACCATCATGAGTAAGGAactatcaaaactatgaaaatatTTAAAATACACCCTATTTAAtctattaaaaaaaacatttgtcacagaaaatagatggtTTGCAGAATGAATCAGATGGGAGGTCATTACCACTAAATGAATATGGACATTTTAGGTGTGCCGCAGAATTTAATATTCCATCGTGTGCCACGGTTCATAAAAGGTTGGGAACCAGTGGCCTAGAGGGTCACACGGCACTAACAAGGCCCCGTTGCCAAAGTCTCCTGACCTTGGAGCTGGATCCAGGGGAAGGCTGAATGATTCATACCCTGGGCTTTTAAGTGTACTATGACCCATTCTGAATTTCTGACCAAAGCTTTCTAAAGCTAAATTCCAGGCAATAGTCTCCGAACTAGGAGAGAAAACTATAATTACTAGAACGGAGTGGCAGATATTCGCATTCAAGTCAATGgtctcccgagtgacgcagcgatCTAAGGAGGagtcactagagatcctggttcgatcccgggctctatcacaactggccatgatcgggagtcccatagagcggcgcacaattggcccagcgtcgttcaaGTTAGGGGAGGGTAGGCAGTCaccgtaaataagaatttgttcttaaccgacttacCTAGTTAAAGTAAAGTAATTGTCTATGTGTTGAGACATCAAAAAGAAGAGGGCACTGACTAGCTATACTTGAGCCAATGGGATCTATAAAAACATATACCGACTCCAAGCATCATTATGTAACGTCTGTGGCTGAAATGTTTGGGGTTTGTATTACCGCTGCGTGCTCACACTGAACACCATATGAGTGGTGATGGGGTTTGGCAGGGGACCCCCCCCCtcgtgtgtgtgtccctctctcGCATGGTCTCACCTGGCGGGGAGCTGGGGGCGGTGAGGGAGGAACTGGGGGCATCGGTGGAGCTACAGGCAGCCTCACTCTGGTTGAAGGCCCCCTCCAGCTGCCGTCGCCTCTGGTAGCGGCTGTACTCCTGACGGATGTTCTGGAAGATCTGCTCTGTAGAGGGGACAGAACACAGGGGACACGGTCATAAACAGGGCCGGGAACAACCAGCACTCAGGAGGACAAATAATGCCGGGAGCACCTATATGAAAATGGTGCCCGTCTAGTTGATTTTAGAAGACAACAAGCCACAGCCTGCCTTGAAAGCCCAAACATAAAAGGTGACCGGTTTCTTTTTAGATATACTTTGATCATAGCAAACCAGCCATGTCAGATAGCTAGGAACATTCAGCTTCTGAGAATGCCAATGTGTTCCAAAATTGAATGTTGGTGATCACTACAAGCATGCTATAGGCCTAGTAGGCGTAGTGTTCAATGAGAACAGAATGTTTTCCCTCAAGCCTAAATGAAGGCCCACAGCTATGCACACATCCTGTGAGCTGCAGTGTTCAGCTGATGTGGTTTTCAAAACAAAACACACTAACAGGAAGGAGCGCTTTAAAGCTGGGCGAGACTAACATCAGCGACACACACACCAGCTGTGTCAACCCCCACAGCACACTTCCTCAAAAATAATCCACCCCTTCTGAGATCCCGTGACTGGCAAGAAGGGGAAAAGGAGTCAGTTTCACTTCTTCCTTCAAATCTTTCAGTTATTGTGACGAATCCATAGCTGACTAGGAGACAGTCAGGCTTAACAGGTCTTAATGTCTGAGGCAAAATAAGCCAAGACAAAAATAGTAGACAGCTTGTCTTGTACCAGCATGTCCGGCAATAACACAGCAAGAAAACTACTCTAATATTTGACGCACAGGTCTACTTGGCAGTGGTGCTAAAGCTGGAGATCTTTGTTGACAAGCAGGAGCAACAAGCACAAAGCAGAGTGATTTATTTAGATAGATCTGGGTGACATCTGACTGCAATAGAGGGCGGAAAGGAGCATGAAACAGGGCACCGGCCTGCCATGCTACAGCCTCCTTTCCAGAGAAACTGGGTTGGGTTTCATCCTCCAAGGTCTTTGATCACTGCAGAACTGGGCCTCAGCCAGGCTGCatccctatggcaccctattctccatGTAGGGCTCTGATCAAAGGTAGGGCACTACGCTATGAAGGGattagagtgccatttgggatgaggtAATCTAACGTAGCATGCGTAAAGAAAAAACACCACAGCAGAGTTCCCACATCCGGTTTTCAGCAGAAACGGTAGCTAGGTTGAATTAGCATTAGCTCTGAAAACCGGATGCATCCGGTTGTTGGCAACGCCGCTAAGCCTAGGGACAAGCCTAGAGATCTGTGGACAGAGCTAGGCCCTACATGTGCTCAGGCAGTGGTAGTACCCACTCTTTTTAGCCTAAGCAGTGGGACTGCAACTAAAGCCTTTTGACTTAATTTCAGGGCCAATTCCAGTATTCAGCAAACAACCCTGGAGGAAGTACGTAGCCCCTAATCGGTGAAGACTTTTTGTCAAGAGTCCATATCCCACTGGAAACCATTTCAAATCAGATCCACTAAGATCTGGCACCTCACTTGCAAGGGTTTTGACTAGGCTATGTTCAATAAGAACATTAGCCAACATACAAAGACAAAACTAAACCCATCAGCCTGGTGCTAAACTGAAATTTCACAGATTGGGTGTAAAGTTCAAAGATATATTGGGAAcgaaaacaagaaaaaaaacatgtttagacTGCCGTTCCCCTGACCAGTGTTGATAGCCAGAGAGAGTGTGACTTAACATCCTTATTCCACCTCAAAGGGTGAAGGACTTATCTAGGGAGGCCTGCC includes the following:
- the LOC120048337 gene encoding akirin-1-like gives rise to the protein MACGATLKRSMEFEALLSPQSPKRRRCNALPGTPSTPSPQRCNLRPPVDCPSHSMSPPTMGGEHRLTPEQIFQNIRQEYSRYQRRRQLEGAFNQSEAACSSTDAPSSSLTAPSSPPGASRKDQPSFTLRQVSYLCERLLKDHEEKIREEYEQILNTKLAEQYESFVKFTQDQIMRRYGARPASYVS